ccaggagaaggaggcttGACGCTACCACTGCTCGATGTAGGCCGTGAAACGGCCATATTAGGTGACGTACTCGAGAGAGGGGCCGCTGCAGAATCAAAAGTTGTGAGGGACGCTCCAAAGGGTGTGAGAGAATCGCGGCGAACTGCGCTAACACCTGCAGGCATAGCAGCTCCAGTACCAGATGTGAGAGATCCAGCAAGAGGTGACTGTCCAAGCGAGTGGAAAGCATTCAGACCCGTATTTTGCACGCTGagtggaagaggctgaGCTCCGAAGACAGAAGGGGGCGATTGCGCCCCAGGTATCGGCGTCGAGCTCGTCAGACCCACAGCACTTGAACTCGATGGGACACCCATGCCTCCGGGTATCAGGCCACCGGCCGCCGAGAACGGCCTTGAACTCGGTATTTGTCCAGGGAGCCAGCCTTGGCCGGATTGAGGGGTGATGTGGCCCGGGATGGAAAAAGGTGTATGAGAGGGACCAGGGAAGTTATGGAAAGAGTACATGGCGGAGCGAGGGTTGGCGTTGTGGTGAATGGGATGGGACTGGGGCTCATACTCTGGCGGGAGACGGTCAGGTCGGACTTCAAGGGTTCTTGTCTGCCAAGTGTAGCCATTGTAGCGATCTGGTTTGGATTAGTATGGAACGTTACGAGGATCAGCCAACGTACCTATTGCTCGTGCAGCATCTTCCCTGCTGCCCATTAAGACGGTACCGTATCCTCTACTCCTATTATCCGGTCCCAAACTGACGTCCGCCCTCAATACTGTTCCCGCTTTTCTGAAAAGATCCTTTAGATCCTGCCATCGAACTCTATACGGGAGCTAACACAGAGTTAGCAACTTTAGGTGTGCAGCAAGTAAATAGATTTACGTTCCCCACGAAAAGGTTGACTCGCCCGTCACTACCAACTGCCGAGGGCAAAAGATTTGTCATGAGTGGCGTTACAGAACGGTTTACTAATGAGTCTGCCATTAATGCTGTTTCTCCCGTCGTCTactgaaggaagaaggcaacTCACTGTCAGAGTTAAAGTctgaaggaggtggtggaggtgcgtTGGCTATCGCAGCGGCAATGACAGCATCAATCTCAGCCGATGTCGGAGCACGGGAACTCGCACCGCTCATGTCTGTCATAGTGACCTGCGTTGATGGATCTAGGTGAGCAAGTATATCTCCACCACATGCTTGCAACACTTACCACAGGGGAGTGTCCTTTACCTGACCTTTCGAGTATGACGGGGTTCGCCCCATGTGCAGCCGCTTCTTCGAAGGCCGCGGCGGCCTCGAATAAGGACGACAtgtgggaagaagctgcgGATGCAGAGTGGATATTTTGACTTCTGGGGAGAAAAGCAGTCAGCAGTTGTGGATAGAGCGGTTGGACCATAAGAGGTGTGGGAGAAGCGTTGTGGTAGAGCGTGTCTTCCTAGCGCGCGTTGGTTTTCGACTCGGGATGCCTATGACGACACCGCCTGCGCTGGGTGTCGTttgtgaggaagggagaaaggaggacGTACGGTTGACTGGACTGCGGCGTAGAGAGCGGTGGCGAGGGGGTGCAGCggttggaaggaaggatggaatAGGAGACGGTAGGACGGTAGGAGGACTCGCAGCCGTGAGACTGAGTAACACTAATTATCGGATCTCGCCAATGCCGCTCAAAAACCACCCCCATATACTGCAGACACGTCATCCCCACTCAGCCACGACTTGCATTCACATTTCTCATCCTTGTATGCATGCATTTATATCACTGAACTGCGTGCAAGTACAAGTTGATCCCCACAAGTACAGCCTTTTCAGCGCTTCGCGACGATATGTGGTATCCAATAAATACTGTGCATCCCTGCTCTGCCTTCCGGGCGCCGTTGTGGCATGTACTGGGTACTGGGGCCTGGCGCTGCTGTAGCGCTCCTATCTGTCAAAACATTTCACGCCGGGCAATACCGGCAGTGGTGAAATAAGTGCAGTTCATCAAGCAATCTTGCTAGAATATATATCTCGTGCTGCAGACATCTTGCTGACCGCTGACTCAGATCTGTTCAGATTCAACTTCTAACATCAATAGGCTTCTGTGTCGAAACGCCACTACTACTACAGCTGGATCTGCCTTTCTGCCAACAACGGCTCAGCAATACATCATCTAGCTTTCTGCTCGCTGCTCAGAATCTGCACCTGAATCTGCACCAAACTCTGTACGAGACTCAGCACAGTAGCGCGGCCGACGTGAAGAAATGCAGTTCCGCCTTTCACCGAATGTCCGTTGAGCCCACCACATGCTCGTTTGTTGGCAGTCGGAAATTATTGTTTCTAACAGCGATAGATTATTGAACAACCAGAGTACCATTTATTGATAAAGGTCGGCAATCGACCGCAATTCACAGATATCAATAAGTGCGTTGTCGACCTATCAATTCACATGAATTCGTCAGGTCTATAAACAGACATTTATCAAGCAAATTGTAGGCCTTTATTCCTACCTGCGATCAATCCATAATGCCAAACGCCATATCCAGCAACCGAAACGACTAAAAACCATTCCAATCCACCCATCCACAACTTCATTCCCTACTCtaattcatcttctccaaccctCGCACCTACTCGATTTTGGATTTACTCCTTCAATAACGGTCACCGCCAGTCCTCCTGTTCCTGTGGGCGACACTAGCTCAGGATCTCTACCGGCTCCATTTAATACCATCTGCATACCTCGCTGCGACAACTTATCGACTCAGCCTAGAAAGCTGGAATGCAacgttcttcctcccctttctcttACTGGTCAATCTGCCGACACGCCTTTTTTAGAAGGCCAGGGCCTCTTTAGGATTTCACTGAAAGGAGAAATAATTCTTCTCAGAAGTAGACAGCATAATCTGTCGGCATATCAGTAGGCACGCGTCGGTCGGATAGTGAGCGGTAGTCCTTCATGAGATATGTTCAGGCCGATTACATCTTACAGCTTACAAAGGAAGCCCTCTTCGCGCTTTGTTGATCCTCGATTTGCTCTAAATCACGATACACCACGAGGTTCTAAGGCCTTTGATATCCTTTCATGCTATTCTGGATTTCCCTCGAACTACAGCAGACATCTTGGGTGAAGATACTCTGAGTAAGCTAGTAAATGAAATAATAATTAACAATGAGCGGCACAAGGTGCGAGAACGGCGGTACGGAGCAGGACTGTGAAGAGTGGTGAATTGGTCGCGAGGAATGGCACTGGGCATAGTGAAAGTCGTGAGGAAGGTTGAGTATGCTGTCTTTAGAGATTAAAGAAGGGGCACCAGGAAAGGATGAATGCGTCCTAGTAAGCTGTTGTGCTATCTTAGTCGAAGTTTGATAATGAAGCAAGACTATTGTCATGTATGAATTCTGTAAATCTTTCCTGGTCACATTTACTACAAACGCTCCGGCATTGCTGCGACTGACTATCCTACAACGTGAGGGTTTCTGATATAAAGGCTAATCAACATTTTCTGAGCGCGGGGACACAACATCAAAAGACTAAATGCACATTGGTGGGGTCGAGTACCGGCTCGACATATATAATGATACAACATTTTACTTGTTCTATATTGTATTAATAAGAGTAAAGAGGTGCTAAAGTTGAACACTTACAAAATTGAAACCATACCTGGKGTTGGAAGGGCTGAMAGGGCCGAGGTAGCTGTTGGTGGGAGGCGAMATGGCGATACCGTGCGAGGAMCTAGCGATGTGGGCCAAGTCGACGCCTGCAATTAAGGACAAGTCAGCATAAGTAAAAGCGGAGATGGATATGAAAACCAACCCTGCTTCTTGTGGAGGACACCCTCCCTATAGagcctcatcttctctctctcttcatcactcaccgcactcatcctcctccccatcccaGGCCTGTCGCCAGAGTCAAGGCTGCTCATACTATCGGTGGGGCTGGTAGCAATATTACTCTGGCCCTGGATACTCCCTCTTTTGCCAAGGTCCATCGGCTTAAAGTCATTGCCAGAGTCGGTGACAGGCATCGCACCGACAGGATCATTGATCTCTTCATCGAGGTCAAAAACGTCGGAAGACGGGAGTTCGTCTAGAGCGGCTTCAGCCTCGGCCTCACCGTCAAGACGGCCGGAAGCTTCGTCATCGCCTTTACGGGCGGTAGATCCCCAGTTATGGGCGCCATCGCCGTTCTTGTGGTTCCACTGGGTCTTGTCGAGACCAGTGCGGGAATGACGGTCCTTGAGGACGGCAGCGGGGTATTGGTTGCGCTGTTGGGTCAGTGCGTAGTGGGGTGACATGGAAAGATGGGATAGGTGGAGCGAGAAGGAATGGTGGGGAATAGATCGTAGACGAAACAAGGGTAAAAGcaagatgggaagaaaagatagGCGCGGAGTGGAGTAGTCCGGTTAGACAGGAGACGGTCACGGGGACATACAATAAGGGCGCAGCACGGTGGTAAAAGACATTCCAGATGAAGATACCATGGTGAAGGCACATTTACGTGAGGCCGTAGGAGGGCAGCGGTCCACAGCGCATAGAGGACAGGCAGACAAACAGTGATTGGTAGGATTGGAGACGAAGCGGAAGGACAGTTGTTAGCCTGGTCCAAACTTGGCATGCAGCTCCACTGCGGTATTGAGATGGAGACGTCACCAGCTCGGGCGGTGGAGCGGCCAAAACTCACCTCAGTCCTAGTCATGATGGCAGGCGTCAGAGTAGTTGTTGTGTTTATTGGCTGGTTGGAGTGATGTTGTGAGAAAGCAATAAGAGGTGCAGACAGGAAGGATCGCAGACCGGTGTCGGCcgtatatatatacatggGAGGGCCAAGTTATCGAGTCGAGCTGCGATAGGTCATCTGCTGTCGTCACATCACAACAGCAGAGATCGGGTGCCGCAGCTGGGTCACAAGACCAGAACGGTTGCGGCCGGGCTCGCATTTCCCCGCGGGGTCAGGGCTATCAACCAGGCACCGCTCGGCATTTCACCTCGATCACCGCAGATTGGCACCGCCAAGGTGGATCCAACAAGAAGTTACGTATGCATCCGATCAGACGCTTGGTATCTACTATCTCTATGGCCTCTCTCATCTTACAGCTCGTCGTGGTGCACAGGTGGCGCATACTTTAATATATCGGAGAGTTCTACAGAGGATTAATACGGTTGACATGCATGCGGAAAATGCTTGACTTACTCTGTCTAGTCTCTGAGGATACTGCTGTGGGGAAAACGACAGAATATTCAATGAACATGTCCCCCGGCGGAATGTCCATGTACGATGGCATCTAATAACAATAGATCAGATTCGCAAAACAATTAGGGTGCTAGAATTCTTACACCCTCTCCTTCGATCACTTCTACTTCTCCAGGCTGGGTCGTTCCTGTCCGTGACAATGTAATTGTACGACCATCAAGATGCGTCAAGCGTCTCTCAAATCCAAGCAATGCCTGTCCGAAAATAACGCTTCAGCCAAGTTCTTTCTGTTTCCACCAAACAGGGA
The Cryptococcus neoformans var. neoformans JEC21 chromosome 8 sequence genome window above contains:
- a CDS encoding expressed protein, with the translated sequence MTRTERNQYPAAVLKDRHSRTGLDKTQWNHKNGDGAHNWGSTARKGDDEASGRLDGEAEAEAALDELPSSDVFDLDEEINDPVGAMPVTDSGNDFKPMDLGKRGSIQGQSNIATSPTDSMSSLDSGDRPGMGRRMSAVSDEEREKMRLYREGVLHKKQGVDLAHIAXSSHGIAXSPPTNSYLGPXSPSNXRYGFNFVSVQL